The sequence below is a genomic window from Leisingera sp. M658.
ATGCCGCAGCAAAAACCGGCGTACAAGACTGCACACCGGCAAAAACGGGCGTCCCCGTTTCAAAACGCGGGAATCAGTGGAGGATCAGCGGTCCATCCAGGCCGGGATATGGCCGATATCGGGCAGCACAATATCTGCGTGCGGCGCCAGCTCATCGTGCAGAGCCATGCCGGTCAGGACGCCGATCCGCTGCATTCCCGCCGCCGCGCCTGCTTCCAGATCATGGCGGCTGTCGCCGACCATGGCCGTCCGGCCGGGAGAGACGCCCGCAGCCTTGCAAAAGGCCAAAAGCGGATCCGGCGCCGGCTTGGCCCCATGGCCGCTGTCGCATCCCGCGACAAAGGCAAAGCGGTCCAGCACGCCTGCCCGCTGCAGCTGGCTCTTGGCAGAGCTCTCGGCATCGTTGGTCATCACCCCCAGCACTTTGCCGCGCGCCAGCAGGCTGTCGAGAAAGGCCGCCAGCGGCACTGCCGGCGTCAGCTCTGCCCCGGCAGCACTTTCCGCCAGGAAATCCGTCAGCTCCGCCAGATCCATATGCGCAACATAAGGCGCAAGGGCTTCTGCCACTTCATCGTTGGAACAGGCAATCACCAGGCTGTCCGGATTGAATGCCTCACGCTCCAGGTCGTAACTGATCGCCTTGGCCATTGCCTGTTTGGCCCCCTGATCGCCCTTGGACAGGGTTTCCAGCAGGTCTGCAGCCCAGCCGTCCCAAGTCGCTGCAAAGTCAAACAAGGTCCCGTCTTTATCAAACAGAAGAGCATCAACAGGCATGGCGGGTCCTTTTTCCGCTGGATTCGGTCCGGACCCTAGGCACAGGGCCGGTCAATCTCAAGTCCAGTTAACCTGCTCACCGCCTGGAAGCGACATCCGCGCCTGCATCGGCGCCTCATAGGCCAGGCCCTCGGAATCGCAGAACTGCATCACCCAATTGTCGTCCATCGTTAAGAAATCGAGCACCGATCCCAGAAACGCCGGCTCGGACGCCTGTGCGCGCAGATCCGCCTCGCTGGCGCCGGTTGCTCCCAGAAACACCGGTAAAAGCTCATCATTCCCGGCCAGCCAGGCCAAAGCTTTCAGCGCCAGCGTCTCTGCTCCATCGGCGGAATTCCGCATGTTCTCCACACTCCTGCCGCATTGCGGCCAATTTAGTAAAAATCCGAAAGGGTTTCTTAACCAGTCTCAGCAAAAACTGAAAGGCATAGGATTTGCAAGGGGCGAAAGGATACCGCGTGCAAGGCACCATCCTGGTCATCGACGGCGTCTCCACCAACCGCATCATGCTGAAGGTACAGCTGGCGGCGGCCTATTACGATGTGGTCCAGGCCGGCAGCGTGGCTGAAGTGCTGCAGGCCGCCCGCCGCCACCGCCCCGACCTGGTGCTTTGCGCGATGTCGCTGCCTGATGGCTCCGCTGCGGATGTGAAACGCGAATTGGCCGGGGATGAAACACTGGGCGATCTGCCGGTGATCGCGGTCACCGACTGGGAGGGGTCCAAAGCCCGGCTGCAGGCATTGGCCGCCGGCATCGACGATGTGCTGCAGCAGCCGGTGGACGACGTGATCCTGCAGGCCCGCATCCGCAGCCTGCTGCGCGCCCGCAGCAGCACCGAGGAGCTGAACCTGCAGCGCGATGCCTCGCATGGTTTCATCCTGCCGCTCAGCGACCGCACCTGCGCCGAAGATCTGCGCAATGCCTCCGTTGCCCTGGTGGCGCAGGATCCCCGCAACGCAATGGCCTGGCGCGACCGGCTCGCCACCCGCCTGCCCTATGACCTGCGCACCCATTCCATCAGCGACATCCAAGGGTTGATGCAGGCCCCGGTGGCCGATGCCATCATCATCGAACTGACAGAGGCCTCGGCCGGCCCCGGCCTGCGCCTGCTGGCTGACTTGCGCGCCCGCGCCGCCACCCGCAAATCGGTGGTGATTGCCGTGCCCAACCCGGCGGATCCGCATATCGCCGCCGAGGCCCTGGACCGCGGCGCCCATGACGTGCTGCAATCCGGCTTTGATGCCGAGGAGCTGCAGCTGCGCCTTACTGCCCAATTGCAGCAAAAGGCCCGCAAGGACCGGCTGCGCGACAGCGTCCGCAACGGGTTGCGGGCAGCCGTGCTGGACCCGATGACAGGCCTTTACAACCGCCGCTACGCCAAACCTTTCCTGGACCGGGTGGCCCATTCCGCCACTGCAAACGGCGAGAAGTTTGCCGTCATGCTGGCCGACCTCGATCACTTCAAGCGGATCAACGACCATTACGGCCACCCGGCCGGGGATGCCGTGCTGATCGAGGCCGCCCGCCGTATGCAGGCGGTGCTGCGCCCGGCAGACCTGCTGGCCCGCGTCGGTGGCGAGGAGTTCATGGCGGTGCTGCCCGGCGCCACCGAGGCCGAGGCAGGCCTAGCCGCCATTGCCCTGTGCAATGCCATCAACAGCACCCCGTTCCAGGTGCCCGGCGCCAATGAGCCGGTCAGGATCACCATCAGCATCGGCGCCGTCATGGGCGGCGGCGGCAATGAAGACAGCACCGCCGCACTGGTCGAGAAAGCCGATCAGGCGCTCTACAACGCCAAGGATGCGGGCCGCAATCAGGTGACCTTGTCGCCGGAGTGCATCCAGGCCGCTTAAGGCCCTTGGACGATGTAACTTTGCCGGCCTGAAAAAGGCAGCCGTCACGGGCTGCCTTCATTGTATAGGACACACAGGCTGCCTTCAGTGTGTAACACACACAGGGGCAAACGGCTGCAGCTGCACGCCTGCGGGCTTAATCCCGCCCGCTGCGCCGCTCATGCCGCCGCCCGCCGCGCCGCTGCATCCGCTCTTCCATGCGATCGGCAAAAGCAGCCCGCTCCTGCGCGGTCATCGCTTCAAGCTTGCGCACCCAGGCCTGTTGCACCTTGGTATGGAACACGTGGCGCGCCTCTGACTGGGTCTGCAGCACCGCCAGCAATGCGGCAGCATCAAAATCCGCGCTGCGCAGCGCGTCGATCACAGCCGCGCCTTCGGCATCGCGGCGCTTGAAGTAACTGCCGTGCCCCCCGCCCGCTTCCTGCCGCAAGGCCTTGCGGGTGTCGCGGTCCAGTTCGCGAAAGATCATCGCCCCGACCGTTGGCGGCCGTTGCCAGTGCCGGTCCTTGCCGCTGTACCGCCAGGCCGCCCCCGCCGCGATGCCGATCACTGCCAGGTTCAGCGCCAGCGACGCCGCCAGCAGCAGTTTCAGCCACAGCTTCATTCCGGGTTGGCCCCCGGTGTTCAATGCAGTGCTCATTGCAGATCCCCGCTCAACATCACCGCCATGTCATAGCTGTCATCGGGCAGCGCGCTGCTGCTGTCTTCATACCCCGCCAGCGCCACGGGGTCGGGCACAAAAGAGGGCGGCGCAATGCCGATCCACAGGCCCGCCGCGCTGGCCGCCGCCAGCCCGCCCAGCGCAGGCCAGCCGCCCAGCGCCTCGATCAGCTGCCGCCACAGCGGCTGCCGGGGCGCCTGCGCCGGCGCCGCAGCCTGAAAGCCCGCTTGCACCCGCTCCGCATCTGCCAGGATGGCCGCATTCAGACGGTCCGCCAGCACCGGCGGCTGACTGCGTGCTGCGGCAAACAGATTGTCCAGCTCTTGCAGTGTTTTATCCGTGTCAGCCATCATTATACCCCAATTCTTCGCGCCGCCCGGCCAAAGCCGCGGCCAGCGCCCGTTTGCCCCGGGCGGTCAGACTTTCGACCGCCTCGACGCTGATGTCCATGATGCCGGCGATCTCCGGGTTGGACAGTTCCTCCAGATGCCGCAGCACCACTGCCTGACGCTGCCGCTCGGGCAATTGCATCAGCGCCGTCTGCAGCGCATCCTGCCGCGCCCCCTCCTGCAGCGCTTCGGCAGCCGAGCGCGCCGGGTCCGGCGGCTCGGGCACCGCATCCAGATCCACATAGCCGCCACGGGCGCGCCGTTTGCGGTCAATGCACAGGTTCATCGCCACCCGGTACAGCCAGGTGGAGACCTGCGCCTCTCCCGGCCGCCACTCCGGCGCCATCTTCCATAGGCGCAGCATCGCCTCCTGGGTCACGTCCTCGGCCTCGGCGCGGATCCCCATCACCCGCATCGCCACGCCAAAGACCCGCGGCGCCAGCCGTGCCGTCAGCTCTGCCGCGGCCCGCCCGTCGCCATTGGCGAACAGCACCAAAAGCGCATCGTCAGAGACCTCCTCTGCCGTGGCGCTCATGGCTGCCGGGCCCGCATCAGGGGCCCGGCGCCGGGAGATTTCCGCTTTGTACAGCACGTCTCAGCGATCAGTTCTGCTCCGTTTCGTCCCCGTTCCCCTGGCCATGACGGTGCTTGCCGCCGTGGCGCATCCGGGCCTCGTCGAATTCCTGCTTCGAGATCCCGCCGCTGCCGTCCGCATCCATCCGGTCAAACATCCTGCCCGCCCGGCGCGGCCCTGGCAATTCGTCTTTACTCAACGCGCCATCGCCGTCCGTGTCAAAGCGTTCCAGCATCCGGGCGGCGCGTTCACTGGCCCGCTCCTGCGCCCGCGCCTGCATTTCCTCAAGCGTCAGTTTACCGTCGCCGTCAGCATCCGCCTTGCTGAAACGGGCTTCTTTCATGGCCTGGATTTCCGCCTTGGTGACCTCGCCATTGCCGTCCGTGTCGATTTCCTCAAAGGACATCTTCGGCCCGTGGTGGCCATAGCCCTTGGCCAGGGCCGCGCCGCCCGCGGCCACACCTGCAGCGGCAACAATCACGGCGATGAAGTTGACGTGTTTCATGTCGTCTTTCCTTTGTTCTGCGGCAGCC
It includes:
- a CDS encoding HAD family hydrolase, giving the protein MPVDALLFDKDGTLFDFAATWDGWAADLLETLSKGDQGAKQAMAKAISYDLEREAFNPDSLVIACSNDEVAEALAPYVAHMDLAELTDFLAESAAGAELTPAVPLAAFLDSLLARGKVLGVMTNDAESSAKSQLQRAGVLDRFAFVAGCDSGHGAKPAPDPLLAFCKAAGVSPGRTAMVGDSRHDLEAGAAAGMQRIGVLTGMALHDELAPHADIVLPDIGHIPAWMDR
- a CDS encoding DUF3572 domain-containing protein codes for the protein MRNSADGAETLALKALAWLAGNDELLPVFLGATGASEADLRAQASEPAFLGSVLDFLTMDDNWVMQFCDSEGLAYEAPMQARMSLPGGEQVNWT
- a CDS encoding diguanylate cyclase; translation: MQGTILVIDGVSTNRIMLKVQLAAAYYDVVQAGSVAEVLQAARRHRPDLVLCAMSLPDGSAADVKRELAGDETLGDLPVIAVTDWEGSKARLQALAAGIDDVLQQPVDDVILQARIRSLLRARSSTEELNLQRDASHGFILPLSDRTCAEDLRNASVALVAQDPRNAMAWRDRLATRLPYDLRTHSISDIQGLMQAPVADAIIIELTEASAGPGLRLLADLRARAATRKSVVIAVPNPADPHIAAEALDRGAHDVLQSGFDAEELQLRLTAQLQQKARKDRLRDSVRNGLRAAVLDPMTGLYNRRYAKPFLDRVAHSATANGEKFAVMLADLDHFKRINDHYGHPAGDAVLIEAARRMQAVLRPADLLARVGGEEFMAVLPGATEAEAGLAAIALCNAINSTPFQVPGANEPVRITISIGAVMGGGGNEDSTAALVEKADQALYNAKDAGRNQVTLSPECIQAA
- a CDS encoding periplasmic heavy metal sensor; translation: MSTALNTGGQPGMKLWLKLLLAASLALNLAVIGIAAGAAWRYSGKDRHWQRPPTVGAMIFRELDRDTRKALRQEAGGGHGSYFKRRDAEGAAVIDALRSADFDAAALLAVLQTQSEARHVFHTKVQQAWVRKLEAMTAQERAAFADRMEERMQRRGGRRHERRSGRD
- a CDS encoding RNA polymerase sigma factor — protein: MSATAEEVSDDALLVLFANGDGRAAAELTARLAPRVFGVAMRVMGIRAEAEDVTQEAMLRLWKMAPEWRPGEAQVSTWLYRVAMNLCIDRKRRARGGYVDLDAVPEPPDPARSAAEALQEGARQDALQTALMQLPERQRQAVVLRHLEELSNPEIAGIMDISVEAVESLTARGKRALAAALAGRREELGYNDG
- a CDS encoding EF-hand domain-containing protein, which encodes MKHVNFIAVIVAAAGVAAGGAALAKGYGHHGPKMSFEEIDTDGNGEVTKAEIQAMKEARFSKADADGDGKLTLEEMQARAQERASERAARMLERFDTDGDGALSKDELPGPRRAGRMFDRMDADGSGGISKQEFDEARMRHGGKHRHGQGNGDETEQN